Proteins from a genomic interval of Gammaproteobacteria bacterium:
- a CDS encoding MFS transporter, with translation MNTSTAPPGADADGKTAFTVLVTISVCHLLNDMMQSLLPAIYPILKQNYSLDFGQIGALTFTFQLTASLLQPLIGLYIDRKPKPYSLAVGMGFTLSGLVLLAYAHNYAVLLLAAALVGTGSSVFHPESSRVARMASGGRHGLAQSVFQVGGNIGSAIGPLLAAFVVLRFGQSSVAWFSLAALLAIFLLINVGHWYKEHGLARIAAHTRRAAVHAALPRARVWLAVAVLIALIFSKFFYMASMTSYYTFYLIDRFHVSVQSAQIHLFVFLAAVAVGTIAGGPIGDRIGRKAVIWASILGVLPFTLVLPYANLFWTGLLSVPIGIILASAFPAIIVYAQELMPSRVGAVAGLFFGFAFGLGGIGAAVLGQLADVTSIGFVYHVCSFLPLIGLLAGFLPSIETEQPRPGAAMECPPGAD, from the coding sequence ATGAATACCAGTACCGCCCCTCCTGGCGCGGACGCCGACGGGAAAACGGCTTTTACCGTTCTCGTGACCATCAGCGTCTGTCATCTGTTGAATGACATGATGCAGTCGCTGTTGCCGGCGATCTATCCGATACTGAAACAGAATTACAGTCTCGACTTCGGCCAGATCGGTGCGCTGACCTTCACCTTCCAGCTCACCGCCTCGCTGCTGCAGCCGCTGATCGGCCTCTATATCGACCGCAAACCGAAGCCGTATTCGCTCGCCGTCGGCATGGGCTTTACCCTGTCCGGGCTGGTGCTGCTGGCCTACGCCCACAACTACGCGGTGCTGCTGTTGGCCGCGGCGCTGGTTGGCACCGGGTCCTCGGTGTTTCATCCGGAGTCCTCGCGCGTCGCGCGCATGGCCTCGGGCGGACGGCACGGGCTGGCACAGTCGGTGTTCCAGGTGGGTGGCAACATCGGTTCCGCCATCGGTCCGCTGCTGGCAGCGTTCGTCGTGCTGCGTTTCGGGCAGTCGAGCGTCGCCTGGTTTTCGCTGGCCGCCCTGCTGGCTATTTTCCTGCTGATCAACGTCGGGCACTGGTACAAGGAACACGGGCTGGCGCGCATCGCCGCGCACACGCGCCGGGCCGCGGTGCATGCCGCCCTGCCGCGTGCCCGGGTGTGGCTGGCGGTAGCCGTGCTGATCGCGCTGATCTTCTCGAAATTTTTTTACATGGCCAGCATGACCAGCTACTACACGTTTTACCTGATCGACCGCTTTCACGTGTCGGTGCAGAGCGCGCAGATTCATCTGTTCGTGTTTCTCGCCGCGGTCGCCGTCGGCACCATCGCCGGTGGCCCGATCGGCGATCGCATTGGCCGCAAGGCGGTGATCTGGGCCTCGATCCTCGGGGTGCTGCCGTTCACACTGGTGCTGCCGTACGCCAATCTGTTCTGGACCGGGCTGCTGAGCGTGCCGATCGGCATCATCCTCGCCTCCGCGTTCCCGGCAATCATTGTGTACGCGCAGGAGCTGATGCCGTCGCGGGTCGGCGCCGTCGCCGGCTTATTCTTCGGTTTCGCCTTCGGCCTGGGCGGTATCGGCGCGGCGGTGCTTGGCCAGCTCGCCGACGTGACCAGCATCGGCTTCGTTTATCACGTCTGTTCCTTCCTCCCGCTCATCGGGTTGCTCGCCGGATTCCTGCCGTCGATCGAGACGGAGCAACCGCGTCCGGGCGCTGCCATGGAATGCCCGCCTGGAGCGGATTGA
- a CDS encoding DUF3014 domain-containing protein: MLATPDASAQIRLMQPHVLYPLEGLDLEVSSAGQNILIRMDPENVTPNIGGAAALCYPGRFQQPLPSA, translated from the coding sequence ATGCTGGCGACACCGGACGCCTCGGCGCAGATCCGGCTGATGCAGCCGCACGTGCTGTACCCGCTCGAGGGTCTCGATCTGGAGGTATCCTCGGCCGGTCAGAACATATTGATTCGCATGGATCCTGAGAATGTCACGCCCAACATAGGCGGGGCCGCCGCGCTTTGCTATCCTGGGCGCTTCCAACAGCCGCTGCCATCCGCATGA
- a CDS encoding MFS transporter translates to MAMTLGAILGDALAVDKRLATLPIAAMVIGTAVASLPAALLMRWQGRRSGFLLGATLGVGGSLLCAWALREAYFSGFVAGHFLLGAYQGFANYYRFAAVEATDADHGSRAISLVIAGGIVAAFLGPQLGQWGRDWITEQHFVGAYLAQGGLSLLALLLLARLKLPQVAAVQAGTRRPLGEILAQPVLRAAIFGAAIGYAVMIMVMTATPLAMLGSGLSGTHVTPVIQWHVVGMFAPSFFTGSLIRRYGAPRIMQIGFALLLTHVLLALAGVEFLHFLSALVLLGVGWNFTFIGGTALLTRTYHPAEQLRVQAVNEFSVFGLVALATLSAGWLYNQFGWVTLNLAVVPLLLAALLSTVAIGRQPRTITA, encoded by the coding sequence ATGGCCATGACCCTGGGCGCCATCCTGGGCGACGCCCTGGCCGTCGACAAACGACTGGCCACCTTGCCGATCGCGGCGATGGTCATCGGTACGGCGGTCGCCTCGCTACCAGCGGCGCTGCTGATGCGTTGGCAGGGGCGGCGTAGCGGCTTCCTGCTCGGCGCGACACTGGGCGTGGGCGGCAGCCTGCTATGTGCCTGGGCGCTGCGGGAGGCGTACTTCAGCGGTTTCGTGGCTGGGCATTTCCTGCTCGGCGCCTACCAGGGCTTCGCCAACTATTATCGTTTCGCCGCCGTCGAGGCCACCGACGCCGACCACGGCAGCCGCGCGATCTCCCTGGTGATCGCCGGCGGGATCGTCGCGGCCTTCCTCGGGCCGCAGCTTGGTCAATGGGGGCGTGATTGGATCACGGAACAGCACTTCGTCGGGGCATATCTGGCGCAAGGCGGCTTGAGCCTGCTGGCATTGCTCCTGCTGGCGCGCCTCAAACTGCCGCAGGTCGCGGCGGTACAGGCCGGTACGCGCCGGCCGTTGGGCGAGATCCTCGCACAGCCGGTGTTGCGCGCAGCGATCTTCGGCGCCGCTATCGGCTACGCCGTGATGATCATGGTGATGACGGCCACCCCGCTTGCCATGCTCGGCAGCGGACTGTCCGGTACGCACGTCACACCGGTCATCCAATGGCATGTGGTGGGGATGTTCGCGCCCTCCTTCTTCACCGGCAGCCTGATCCGGCGCTATGGGGCGCCGCGCATCATGCAGATCGGTTTCGCCCTGTTGCTGACGCACGTACTGCTGGCGCTCGCGGGCGTCGAATTCCTGCACTTCCTGTCGGCACTGGTGCTGCTCGGCGTCGGCTGGAATTTCACCTTCATCGGTGGCACGGCGCTGCTGACCCGGACCTACCACCCGGCGGAGCAACTGCGCGTGCAGGCGGTCAACGAGTTTTCGGTATTCGGGCTGGTCGCCCTGGCGACGCTGTCGGCGGGCTGGCTCTACAACCAGTTCGGCTGGGTCACGCTGAACCTCGCCGTCGTGCCGCTACTGCTCGCCGCGCTGCTGTCGACCGTCGCCATCGGGCGACAGCCGCGGACCATCACGGCCTGA
- a CDS encoding NADP-dependent oxidoreductase — protein MSQTADHNRRFVLASRPGGVPTPMNFRLETAPVPQPQDGQVLLRTVYLSLDPYMRGRMSDAPSYAEPIKLNELMVGGTVCRVLQTKHPDYQVGDWVLAYSGWQDYALADGKTLTKLDTTQIKPSWALGVLGMPGFTAYMGLMDIGQPKAGETVVVAAASGAVGSVVGQVAKLHGCRAVGIAGGERKCRYVTDELGFDACLDHHQDDLDERLKKACPDGIDVYFESVGGKIFDAVLPLLNPKARIPLCGLIAHYNDTALPPGPDRLPLLTGTLLKRRIRMQGFIIFDDYQDRYDDFVEVMRPWLEDNKLHYREDIVDGLENAPKAFIKMFAGGNFGKLVVRVGADDRV, from the coding sequence ATGTCACAGACTGCCGATCACAATCGCCGCTTTGTACTCGCCTCGCGTCCGGGAGGCGTCCCGACCCCGATGAACTTTCGCCTCGAAACCGCCCCGGTGCCGCAACCCCAAGATGGTCAAGTGCTGCTGCGTACCGTGTATCTATCACTGGATCCCTATATGCGTGGACGCATGAGTGATGCGCCATCCTATGCCGAGCCGATCAAACTCAACGAGCTGATGGTCGGTGGCACCGTGTGTCGAGTGTTGCAAACGAAACACCCGGACTACCAGGTCGGTGACTGGGTTCTGGCGTACAGCGGTTGGCAGGACTACGCGTTAGCCGACGGCAAGACCCTTACCAAGCTCGATACCACGCAGATAAAGCCATCGTGGGCACTGGGTGTTCTCGGTATGCCCGGTTTCACCGCCTATATGGGGCTGATGGATATCGGTCAGCCGAAAGCGGGTGAGACCGTAGTAGTGGCGGCAGCCTCTGGCGCAGTTGGTTCCGTGGTCGGACAGGTCGCTAAACTGCACGGTTGTCGCGCAGTCGGTATCGCCGGTGGTGAGAGAAAATGCCGTTATGTAACCGACGAACTCGGCTTCGATGCCTGTCTCGATCATCACCAGGATGATCTGGATGAACGACTGAAAAAGGCTTGCCCGGATGGCATTGACGTGTACTTCGAGAGCGTCGGCGGCAAGATCTTCGACGCAGTACTGCCGCTGCTTAACCCGAAGGCGCGCATCCCACTATGCGGCCTGATCGCGCACTACAATGATACTGCGCTGCCGCCTGGTCCGGACCGGCTGCCACTGCTTACCGGTACCTTGCTCAAACGCCGTATCCGCATGCAAGGTTTCATCATCTTCGACGATTACCAAGATCGCTATGACGACTTTGTCGAGGTCATGCGACCGTGGCTGGAAGACAACAAGCTTCATTATCGCGAAGATATCGTGGACGGCCTGGAAAACGCACCCAAGGCCTTCATCAAGATGTTCGCAGGCGGTAATTTCGGCAAGCTGGTGGTGCGTGTCGGTGCCGATGATAGGGTCTGA
- the gdhA gene encoding NADP-specific glutamate dehydrogenase: protein MAESEARIQSIFEQVVRRNPGESEFHQAVKEVIETLGPALRRHPEYAEHKIIERICEPERQIIFRVPWQDDRGEVQINRGFRVGFNSALGPYKGGLRFHPSVYLGTIKFLGFEQVFKNAITGMPIGGGKGGSDFDPKGRSDGEVMRFCQSFMTELYRHIGELTDVPAGDIGVGGREIGYLFGQYKRITNRYESGVLTGKSPKWGGALVRRESTGYGAVFFVDEMLRARGDGLDGKTCVVSGSGNVAIYAIEQLHALGAKVVACSDSNGVIYHADGIQLDTVKRLKEVERRRISHYADEHGDAKYIEGGHVWDVPCQVALPCATQNELDEKSARTLVANGCIAIGEGANMPTTPAGVKVFQDAGIAYGPGKAANAGGVATSALEMQQNASRDTWSFEHTEEKLREIMRGIHDDCYETAAEFGSPGNYVIGSNIAGFRRVAEAMLAFGVI, encoded by the coding sequence ATGGCCGAGAGCGAAGCAAGAATCCAGAGCATTTTTGAGCAGGTCGTGCGGCGCAATCCCGGCGAGAGCGAATTTCACCAGGCGGTGAAAGAGGTCATCGAGACGCTCGGCCCGGCGTTGCGCCGACACCCGGAATATGCCGAACACAAGATCATCGAGCGCATCTGCGAACCGGAGCGGCAGATTATCTTTCGTGTGCCCTGGCAGGACGACCGCGGGGAAGTGCAGATCAACCGTGGCTTCCGCGTCGGCTTCAACAGCGCGCTGGGGCCCTACAAGGGTGGCCTGCGCTTCCACCCGTCCGTGTATCTCGGCACCATCAAGTTCCTGGGTTTCGAGCAGGTCTTCAAGAACGCCATCACCGGCATGCCGATCGGTGGCGGCAAGGGCGGCTCAGACTTCGATCCCAAGGGCAGGTCGGACGGCGAGGTGATGCGCTTCTGTCAGAGCTTCATGACCGAACTCTACCGCCACATCGGTGAGCTCACCGACGTACCGGCCGGCGACATCGGCGTGGGCGGCCGCGAGATCGGCTACCTGTTCGGCCAGTACAAGCGCATCACCAACCGCTACGAATCCGGTGTACTCACCGGCAAGAGCCCGAAATGGGGTGGCGCCCTGGTGCGTCGCGAGTCGACCGGGTATGGCGCCGTATTTTTCGTCGACGAAATGCTCAGGGCACGCGGCGACGGCCTCGATGGTAAGACCTGCGTGGTCTCCGGCTCGGGCAATGTCGCCATCTATGCCATCGAGCAGTTGCACGCACTCGGTGCCAAGGTGGTCGCCTGTTCGGACTCGAACGGTGTGATCTACCATGCGGACGGGATCCAGCTCGACACCGTCAAGCGACTCAAGGAGGTCGAGCGGCGCCGTATCAGCCACTATGCCGACGAGCACGGTGACGCGAAATACATCGAGGGGGGGCATGTCTGGGACGTCCCCTGCCAGGTGGCGCTGCCCTGCGCGACACAGAACGAGCTGGACGAGAAATCCGCACGCACCCTGGTCGCCAATGGCTGCATCGCCATCGGCGAGGGCGCCAACATGCCGACCACGCCCGCGGGGGTGAAGGTATTCCAGGACGCCGGCATCGCCTACGGGCCCGGCAAGGCCGCCAACGCCGGCGGCGTCGCAACCTCGGCCCTGGAGATGCAGCAGAACGCCAGCCGCGACACGTGGTCATTCGAGCATACGGAGGAGAAACTGCGCGAAATCATGCGCGGCATCCACGACGATTGCTATGAGACCGCCGCCGAGTTCGGCAGCCCGGGCAACTACGTGATCGGCTCGAACATCGCCGGTTTCCGCCGC